The DNA sequence aattgatcaattcaaattacAAGGAGCAATCACtgatttaaaatcaattagaaCTATTGAAAATCCTAATTTGGATTATTTAATGGTATCGACTAAATATGCcaagttttcaataattaaatgggatcatcatttaaataCTATAGCCACGGTTTCATTACACTATTATGAACATTGTATACAGAATTCAACGTTTGAAAAACTTGCTGTTTCAGAATTGATTTTAGAACCAACATATAATTCAGTAAGCTGTCTTCGattcaagaatttattaTGTTTTTTACCGTTTGAGGTtatagaagaagatgatgatgatgaagaagaagaggatgacgaggaggaggaggaggatgAAGATATGAAAGACTCCAAAGAAAAGACAgacaaaaaacaattgaaaactgatgaaatagaagaagataCAAATGGTACTAATAAAGAATCACATTTATTCTATGATTCCAGTTTTATAATTGATGCCACTACTTTAGACTCATCAATAGATACCGTTGTTGATATGCAGTTTTTACATAATTATCGTGAACCAACAATTGCAGTGTTGTCTCTGAAACAAGAAGTTTGGGCTGGgaatttgatcaaatcaaaagacAATATCCAATTTCAAGTATTAACTTTAGATTTAAATCTGAAATCTACAATTTCTGTATTCAagattgataatttacCCTATGAAATCGATAGGATCGTTCCATTACCAAGTCCATTAAATGGTACATTATTAGTTGGTTGTAATGAATTGATACATGTGGATAATGGAGGGGTATTGAAACGTATTGCCGTCAATAAATTTACTCGTTTGATAACTGCATCAATTAAAAGTTTCCAAGATCAATctgatttaaatttgaaattagaaaattgTTCCATAGTACCTATTCCTGATGATCACCGtgttttgttgattttacAAACAGGGgagttttattttattaattttgaattagatgggaaatcaattaaaagaattcatattgataatgttgataaaaaaacTTATGATAAAATACAATTGAATCACCCTGGTGAAGTTGCTGTATTAGATAAGAACATGTTATTCATTGCCAATTCCAATGGGAATAGTCCTTTAATACAAGTTAGATACCGTGACTCATTAAAAACACTGGAAACCAAAGAATCTAAATTAAAGCAAATTGAAggcaaagaaaaagaggaCACCAatgacgaagaagaagaagaggatgaagatgaagatgactTGTATAAggaggaagaagaggaggaaACTCAAAAAACGATAAGTAAATCTCGTATCGAGTTTTTATACCACgatgaattgattaataacGGTCCATCATCTACTTTTACATTAGGAATATGCTCAAAAGAGAGATTCAAATGTAACTTACCTAATCCAAACTATAATGAAGTTTCTATTTTGAGTAATGCCGGGACTGATTCACAAaccaaattgaatataatcaCTCCAACGATTCAACCAtctatttcatcatcattaacatTTTCTCAAGTTAATCGAATGTggaatttaaatcaaaagtATTTGATAACTTCCGATGATGTCAATTATAAATCggaaatttttcaaattgaaaaatcttaTGCGAgaatgaaatcaaaacattttattaataatgaattaacCATCAATATGCACGAATTAAATAATGGTAAATTCATTTTGCAAGTGACACCTAAACAGATTGTATtatatgataataaattcaaaaaaagattCACATtgaatgatgaaattaaagatgatgaaattttaaGTAGTATTTTAAGAGATGAatttttaatgattttcttAGCTAGTGGTGATGTAATGATTTTTGCCATTAATACTTATAATGAATCATACGATAAAATAGAAATtccaaaattattagatgatACAATTATCACCACCGGGTATATTACTAATTCTCATTTATTGAGTGCAGTTTCTAAAAATGTTAATTTGTTATTAGGTAATAGcaccaccaacaatgacaacaacaaaagtaacaataagaaaaagagaaaatatAGTGCTTTAAGTACTTCTGGAAGAGATAAGAAAAATACTGAAAAACCAcaaacaacagcagcacATACACCAAAAGTAAATAAAGTGAAAACATTTGTTTTGGTCACTGGTGACAACCGTATTGTTGCATTTAATAGATTTCATGGAGAAAAATGTTATCAGTTAAACAATGTTGATCGGTTTACTGATAATCTTTCCCTTGGATTTTTTGACCCAAACCAACAAACAGTTGATCCatttataaaacaaatcatgttgaatgaattgggtgataaatttgataataaagatGAATATCTTACTATTTTGACTATTGGTGGtgaaatatatatgtataaaCTTTATTATGATGGAGagaattattttttcaaaaaggaaaaagatTTAACTATTACGGGTGCTCCAGATAATGCTTTCCCCTATGGTActtcaattgaaagaagatTAGTATATTTCCCCAATTTAAATGGATTCACTAGTATTTTTGTGACTGGAGTAATTccatatttgattttgaaaaccattcattcaattccaagaattttccaattttcaaaaattgcTGTCATGTCAATTTCAGCATTTTCAGAttccaaaattaaaaatggattgatttttttggataatcaacaaaatgcTCGTATTTGTGAATTACCATTAGATTTTAATtatgaattcaatttacCAATGAAACATGTGGATATTGGAGAACTGATTAAATCAATAGCATACCATGAGACGTCTGATACAGTTGTATTATCAACATTTAAACAAATTCCTTATGAATGTCTTGATGAAGAAGGGAAACCAATTGCTGgtattatcaaaaatattaaagaCACACCTGCCATTTCATTTAAGGGTTCTGTTAAATTAGTCTCACCCTATAATTGGACGGtcattgaaaatattgaattagGGGATAATGAAGTTGGCATGACgataaaatcaatgattCTTGATGTTGGGTCAGAATCAAAGTCTACGGTTGGAACTGATcccaattcattaattaaaaaatataataaaaagaaacgaGAATATATCGTTATTGGAATTGGGAAATATCGTATGGAAGATCTTGCTGCCAATGggattttcaaaatatatgaaatcattgatattattcCTGAACCTGGGAAACCAGAGACTAACCATAAATTTAAAGAGATTTTCAAAGAAGATACTCGTGGTGCTATCACCAGTATTTGTGAATTAAGTGGACGATTTCTAGTATCACAAGGTCAAAAAGTGATTGTTAGAGATTTACAGGATGATGGTACTGTTCCAGTAGCATTTTTAGATACCCCAGTATACGTTTCTGAATCGAAAAGTTTTGGCAATTTAGTAATTTTGGGAGATCCATTAAAAGGATGTTGGTTAGTTGGATTTGATGCTGAACCATTTAGAATGATAATGTTGGGTAAAGATACCCAACATATATCAGTAGAATGTGCTGATTTCATAatcaatgatgatgaaatatttgtattggttgctgataataataatgttcttcatttattaaattatgaCCCTGATGATcctcaatcaattaatggTACCAAACTATTAACCAAGGcatcatttgaattgaattcaacaatatcatgTTTAAGGTCATTACCATTGAAAGATATTGATGAGAAAGTACAAAATGAGACCGATGCTGCCGCTGCCGCTACAATCCCTCTTCCAAATAATACCCAAAATAACTTCCAAGTGATTGGATCTACCCAAGATGgatcatttttcaatgttttCCCCATTAATGAAGCAGCATATCGAAGAATGTATattttacaacaacaattaattgataaagagTTTCATTATTGTGGATTAAATCCAAGACTTAATCGTATTGGTAGTAtcaaattacaaaataatgaaactaATACTAAACCAATTTTAGATTATGATTTGATTAGAAGATTTACTAAATTGAGTGATGATAGGAAACGAAATTTTGCTAATAAAGTGAGTGGCAAAGGTATTTATCAAGATATTTGGAAAGATATTATAAGATTTGAACATGCATTGAATGATCTATAAAGAATCATACttagatatatatatatatatataatgttgtatcaataaaaagtacttttatttattttttctacAAAAAGATGATGTGTTAGGTTAATCAATATACAACAAAAGATGACTTAAGGTAGGAAGATATAGAAATTGAACAACATTAGTTAATTACAATAAAAATGTCGAGCTATAGTGGAACAACCGTGATTATCCAAGCATGTCAATTTTCATGATCACCAAATCTCCATAGTTAAAAACgaaaaatattgtttaaGAATCgcaaattatcaaattactataattattattaattttaattatcAATCTATATAACGAAGCATATGTATGTTACACAatttaatctttttttttttttgaagtttttcttttttatcatAAGTTGAGttttattatgattatatcataaagaaaataagaGAAACCACCAAAGAAAGGAATCCAGTGATATTAGTTGTGAAAACAGTAGCACCAACACCTTCATAAGTACTAATAGCAATAGTAGAACTTTGATCAGAATGTTTTGAAGTTGATTGAACTTGATTAACAACTGGAGTTTCAGTAACAATATTTCCTGATATCACATTGATAGTGACTGGTGGATTAGAAGAAGTACCAgctgtggtggtggtggtggcagTATTACTAGAAGTAGCTTCTAAACTTGaagatttttcaacaactgGAGATGAATTTGGTTGTTTTGATTGAGGTTTTGGAGTTTCAACAGAAACAACATTAGTTGTTTCAGAAGTACTTGACAATGGACAATAAGTTGTATAAATAGTTTCTTCACTAGTGTAGACTTTAATACCAGtagtttttgtttcttcatgacatttattatttgaacaTGAAGTTATGGTTACAATTGCTGTAGATATTTTAGTTTCAGTTTCTTGTGGATTACcagcagtagtagtagtggaAGTAGCAGAAACAGTAGCACCAGATTTAGTATTTGTGGCTTCACCATTAATAGAAGctgatgataatttagAAGTGATTGTTGTCACTGGGAAATAAGTGGTATAGGCAGTTTCATCAACAGTATAAACTGAGAATCCACTAGTGAAAACAGTTGATGAACATTTGTTATCAGAACATGAAGTAACAGTCATGACAGTAGTTAAGACCTCGGTTTCAGTTGATTCTTCTGTTGCCACAGCACCAGAAGAAGTGACCACCAGAGGAGAATTTGTTTTAGAAATCGGAACATCAGTAGTGATAACCGTCAACACACCATCAATGGTTGTGGTATAAGTGGTGGAACTTTGTACTTGAGTTGTCAAATAACATTTGCTTTCCGAGTTACAAACAGTTTTAACGACATGAGAAACATCAATATCAGTTTCATATTCGTATTGAGTTTCTTGTGGTTTACTTGAAGTTAACGAAGACGATGATTCGATAGCTGCTTTAGTTGAAATTGGAGAAACAGCAGTGGtaccagaagaagaagaaacaatATCAGAAGTGGAAGCAACACCAGAAGTAGAAGCAATTGTTGATTCAGCATCAGCAGTAGCAGCAGCAGAAGCTGACACACCAGTAGTGATAACCGTCAACACACCATCAATGGTTGTGGTATAAGTAGTTAAACTTTCTGAATCAACAGTAACAtaacaattgttgttggagTCACAAACAGTTTTGGTAATATGGGTATAATCAGTATCAGTTTCATATTCATAACGAGTTTCTGGTGATTCACTATCAGaaccactactactatcaccaccactagTAGCAGAATTAGCACGAATTGTTTGAATAGTAGTATTTAGATAACGAGCAGATGATAAATCCGGCACCACTGACAATGCCGATGAAGAtggtaatgatgatgaagacgcagatgaagatgaacaTGATGATATTGAGGAAATGGTGGTTGATCTAATGGTATTCATACTAGCTGATAAACCAGCAGTTAATAAAACTGAAATTGGTAATACTGATCTCATTATTGTTGAGTTTCTATTATTCTGGTATTATGTtaaatatttcttgttaattattatttatttatatgaaATTTGGAGGGGGTAAATAGGTTCTGTTGATGAATTTCTTGAGAataagtaaaaaaaaaatccaagaaagttattattgatagttgtaaaagaaaatagaaagaaagaaaggatGAAATATAAgaattttaaaataatagaaatagaaacaactttaaagaaaaaaaccaagaaagaaatattgGACcacatttatatatttctgGAGCCATCAAATAAAccttttcaattgatctgAAAGCTGGTGATAAAATCTATAATTGGAAAACCatgatttaaaacaatCCAGCAAATTCGgagtataataatatcgTATTGTTTATTGCATAGTGGAATGGCATTTgaaccaaaaacaaaactccTTGCAACGAAGCCCTTTCACTAAATAAAATGCTGGCAAATACTGAATTGGAACATCCAGTTAATCAATCTTGATATACGTTAGTTGcgaaattaaaaattaaaaataaaaaatgcGAAAGGAGGGAAAGGAGGGTAGTGTGAACAGggaaaaaatatatatatattactgGCAATTAAGCCCAATTGGGAAAATATATGCGGCTTTTTTGGTCTTGATATTTACAAAACAATGACTTAGCGTGCCCCATGcccaaaaaatattattttgttttccaaGACCATCTCTTTTCATACCAACCATCGTTCCATTCCATGATTGAATCTTAAATAGAATAAAcacaaa is a window from the Candida dubliniensis CD36 chromosome 4, complete sequence genome containing:
- a CDS encoding subunit of the mRNA cleavage and polyadenylation factor, putative (Similar to S. cerevisiae CFT1;~In S. cerevisiae: RNA-binding subunit of the mRNA cleavage and polyadenylation factor; involved in poly(A) site recognition and required for both pre-mRNA cleavage and polyadenylation), with translation MDAYHEFIDPSKVNNCVGCNFISSTKRNLIVGKGSLLQIFDTIQLKQSTINKPQYRLKLIDQFKLQGAITDLKSIRTIENPNLDYLMVSTKYAKFSIIKWDHHLNTIATVSLHYYEHCIQNSTFEKLAVSELILEPTYNSVSCLRFKNLLCFLPFEVIEEDDDDEEEEDDEEEEEDEDMKDSKEKTDKKQLKTDEIEEDTNGTNKESHLFYDSSFIIDATTLDSSIDTVVDMQFLHNYREPTIAVLSSKQEVWAGNLIKSKDNIQFQVLTLDLNSKSTISVFKIDNLPYEIDRIVPLPSPLNGTLLVGCNELIHVDNGGVLKRIAVNKFTRLITASIKSFQDQSDLNLKLENCSIVPIPDDHRVLLILQTGEFYFINFELDGKSIKRIHIDNVDKKTYDKIQLNHPGEVAVLDKNMLFIANSNGNSPLIQVRYRDSLKTSETKESKLKQIEGKEKEDTNDEEEEEDEDEDDLYKEEEEEETQKTISKSRIEFLYHDELINNGPSSTFTLGICSKERFKCNLPNPNYNEVSILSNAGTDSQTKLNIITPTIQPSISSSLTFSQVNRMWNLNQKYLITSDDVNYKSEIFQIEKSYARMKSKHFINNELTINMHELNNGKFILQVTPKQIVLYDNKFKKRFTLNDEIKDDEILSSILRDEFLMIFLASGDVMIFAINTYNESYDKIEIPKLLDDTIITTGYITNSHLLSAVSKNVNLLLGNSTTNNDNNKSNNKKKRKYSALSTSGRDKKNTEKPQTTAAHTPKVNKVKTFVLVTGDNRIVAFNRFHGEKCYQLNNVDRFTDNLSLGFFDPNQQTVDPFIKQIMLNELGDKFDNKDEYLTILTIGGEIYMYKLYYDGENYFFKKEKDLTITGAPDNAFPYGTSIERRLVYFPNLNGFTSIFVTGVIPYLILKTIHSIPRIFQFSKIAVMSISAFSDSKIKNGLIFLDNQQNARICELPLDFNYEFNLPMKHVDIGESIKSIAYHETSDTVVLSTFKQIPYECLDEEGKPIAGIIKNIKDTPAISFKGSVKLVSPYNWTVIENIELGDNEVGMTIKSMILDVGSESKSTVGTDPNSLIKKYNKKKREYIVIGIGKYRMEDLAANGIFKIYEIIDIIPEPGKPETNHKFKEIFKEDTRGAITSICELSGRFLVSQGQKVIVRDLQDDGTVPVAFLDTPVYVSESKSFGNLVILGDPLKGCWLVGFDAEPFRMIMLGKDTQHISVECADFIINDDEIFVLVADNNNVLHLLNYDPDDPQSINGTKLLTKASFELNSTISCLRSLPLKDIDEKVQNETDAAAAATIPLPNNTQNNFQVIGSTQDGSFFNVFPINEAAYRRMYILQQQLIDKEFHYCGLNPRLNRIGSIKLQNNETNTKPILDYDLIRRFTKLSDDRKRNFANKVSGKGIYQDIWKDIIRFEHALNDL
- a CDS encoding GPI-anchored cell wall protein, putative (Similar to S. cerevisiae MUC1) is translated as MRSVLPISVLLTAGLSASMNTIRSTTISSISSCSSSSASSSSLPSSSALSVVPDLSSARYLNTTIQTIRANSATSGGDSSSGSDSESPETRYEYETDTDYTHITKTVCDSNNNCYVTVDSESLTTYTTTIDGVLTVITTGVSASAAATADAESTIASTSGVASTSDIVSSSSGTTAVSPISTKAAIESSSSLTSSKPQETQYEYETDIDVSHVVKTVCNSESKCYLTTQVQSSTTYTTTIDGVLTVITTDVPISKTNSPSVVTSSGAVATEESTETEVLTTVMTVTSCSDNKCSSTVFTSGFSVYTVDETAYTTYFPVTTITSKLSSASINGEATNTKSGATVSATSTTTTAGNPQETETKISTAIVTITSCSNNKCHEETKTTGIKVYTSEETIYTTYCPLSSTSETTNVVSVETPKPQSKQPNSSPVVEKSSSLEATSSNTATTTTTAGTSSNPPVTINVISGNIVTETPVVNQVQSTSKHSDQSSTIAISTYEGVGATVFTTNITGFLSLVVSLIFFMI